From Mustelus asterias chromosome 5, sMusAst1.hap1.1, whole genome shotgun sequence, a single genomic window includes:
- the hsdl1 gene encoding inactive hydroxysteroid dehydrogenase-like protein 1 isoform X1 — protein MRGDLIKTNRILRRPDRVDAERLFPLVGKSRTRGHNLRVRVVHLRAEEEILLSDGSKSVEFFTAAGCRGCVKFSIGGADGIGKAYAEELASQGINLILISHDRSKLEATAIAISETFNIETIIIEADFTKGREMYQPIREALKDKEIGILVNSVDVPYEHPRFFLNASEDELWDLINVNIAATNMMIHILLPGMIQRKKGAIVNISSGSCCKPTPQMATYSSTQTYLDHFSRALHFEYASKGIFVQSLLPFYVKNNSASHSDGFCIYSWIAPSANVYARHAISTLGISHRTSGYWMHSIQFLFAQYMPEWLWVWGATLMNNRSCRKAACTS, from the exons atgagaggtgaccttatcaaGACAAATAGGATTCTCAGGAgacctgacagggtagatgctgagaggttgtttccccttgtgggaaagtccagaaccagagggcataatctcagagtaagggttgtccatttaagagctgaggaggaaattcttctctcagatggtagtaaatctgtggaattctttaccgcagcgGGCTGTAGAGGCTGTGTCAAGTTTTCAATCG GTGGAGCAGATGGGATTGGCAAGGCCTATGCCGAGGAATTGGCTAGCCAAGGCATTAATCTGATTCTCATTAGCCATGACCGAAGCAAGCTGGAAGCTACAGCCATCGCCATTTCGGAGACTTTTAATATTGAAACCATTATAATTGAAGCTGACTTTACCAAAGGGCGAGAGATGTACCAGCCAATCCGAGAAGCTTTGAAGGATAAAGAAATAGGCATCCTAGTGAATAGTGTGGATGTGCCTTATGAACACCCACGGTTTTTCTTAAATGCATCTGAGGATGAACTCTGGGATCTCATAAATGTAAATATCGCTGCAACCAACATGATGATCCACATTCTGTTACCAGGAATGATACAGAGGAAGAAGGGAGCTATTGTTAACATTTCCTCAGGGTCTTGTTGTAAGCCCACACCACAGATGGCCACATATTCAAGCACTCAG ACATATTTGGACCATTTTAGTAGAGCTTTGCACTTTGAATATGCATCTAAGGGAATCTTTGTTCAGAGCTTGTTGCCATTTTATGTAAAAAACAACTCTGCCTCACACAGCGATGGATTCTGCATCTACTCCTGGATAGCACCATCAGCTAATGTTTATGCACGTCATGCAATTTCTACCCTTGGAATTTCCCACAGGACTTCCGGTTATTGGATGCATTCAATACAG TTTTTATTTGCCCAGTACATGCCTGAATGGCTGTGGGTATGGGGAGCGACTCTAATGAACAACAGATCGTGCAGAAAGGCAGCATGCACATCATAA